The genomic interval CACTAGGTTGTATTTGGTAATTCTTTGTTACCAAATTGTAAATAATGAGTGTGTAAGCGGTATATATCAATCCGGATTGAATGCGGGATTGGCATTAGTTTAAAGTCGTTGTCAAACAAAGGAGTAAGGTTTTGGGACCATTGATGTTAGATATACAAGGGTTGAGTCTATCGGCAGTTGAGCAAACACAGCTCGCTAGTCCTTTAGTGGGCGGCGCTATTTTATTTAGTCGAAATTTCGATAATTTAGATCAACTAAGCCAGCTAATAATAGCGATTCGTGAGATTACCGGTGAGCAATTTATCATTGCGGTTGATCATGAAGGCGGCCGAGTTCAGCGCTTTAAACAAGGGTTTACCCACATTCCGGCAATGGCGAGCATTTTAAAACATGCGCAGGGCGATCTAGTGCAAGCAAAAGTCGATGCGGTGGAATTAGGCTGGTTAATGGCGAGCGAATTGTTAAGTCTCGACATTGATATCAGCTTTGCACCGGTACTAGATGTTGATGGTTGTTCAAGTGTGATCGGTGATCGTGCCTTTTCAAGTGAGCCAGCGCAAGTAATCGCGCTAGGGCAGAGTTTTATCGAGGGCATGGCGCAAGCGGGAATGAAATGTACCGGAAAACACTTTCCGGGTCATGGCAGTGTCGCGGCAGATTCACACATTGCAATTCCGGTTGACGAGCGCTCTCAGGCTGCAATAGAAAGCTTAGATATGTCAATTTTCAAGAACTTGATCGGTCAACAAAAACTGAATGCGTTAATGCCAGCTCATGTTATCTATCCGGCATTTGACGACAAACCAGCAGGGTTCTCGCCATTTTGGATCCAGCAAGTACTGCGGCAGCAGCTTAAGTTCGATGGGGTAATTTTCAGTGATGACCTTGGTATGGAAGGCGCGACTGTTGCCGGTAATTTTGAGCAACGAACCCACGCGGCGCTAACGGCCGGCTGCGACATGGTTTTAGTGTGCAATAAGCCACAAGGTACCATTGAAGTTTTAGCTTACTTAGAGCGCGAGTTTAATCAGTTAGTATCTTTAGTCGAGCGTAACCAATCGGCGGCTCGGTTACGTCAAATGTTGCCAACAGCGCAGCATGATCGCGTGCAATTATTGGCGAGCCAGCGTTGGTTAAGTGCAGTGGCAACCGCTGAGGAACTTCGACTAGCCTTGATAAGCTAAGCGTAACAAGGCAACTCTACGCACGCTTACGCACAACCTCAGTGATTGTGCGTAACTGTGCTAAGCGTTGCAGCGACTAAAAGTATTAACCTTCAGCACACTTTTTCTTATTTCGTTTAAACATTAGCCCCAGCTTTCCTTTACTGCTTAACTTTATCTCGCTGAGCAAAGTCGCACCAATAATTAATGCCGCGCCCCACAGCTGATTGCCGGTTAAAATTTCGTTGCCGACATAGACCCCAAAAAAAGCGGCGCTGACGGGTTCCATGGTAAAAATTATCGCGGTTTTGGTCGCTGTGGTGTACTGCTGCATGTATGTTTGCACTAAAAATGCATAAACAGTCGCAAAAACAGCTGTAATCAATACTGCTTTGACAAAAGTGTAATCAAAGTTTAAATCGAAGGTCGCAGGTTCTAGGCCCAGTGAAAAGACCAATGACAGGACTGTTACCGTAATAAATTGAAATAACACCACGATAAAAACATTGGCTTTACTGGAAAATTGCCCGGTTAGTACAATATGTAAGGCAAACATCAAGGCGCAAATTAAGACCAGTATTTCGCCAAAGCCAAAACTAAGGGTACCGCTCATGGTTAGGAAGTACAACCCGGCTAGGGCGACCAGTGTACTAATGATAATCTTTTTACTGATGTGCTGTTTAAACAGCATATAAGCTAAAAATGGCACCAAAATGACATTGAAGCCAGTGATAAAGGCAACGATAGAGCTTTTTACCGAGAGCAGACCGAAGGTTTGAGTCGCAAAACCCGCAAATAGTACCGTGCCTAAAATAACCCCATAACGAACGGCCACAAGGTCTATCGCCGGCAAATATTTATAAGCAATCACTGCCATTAATAAGGTGGATATAAAAAATCGCCAAAATAAGAAGGCATATACCGGGACATCTGCAATGGCGTCTTGCACCATTAAAAAGGTTAAACCCCAGGCAATGGCGGTTGTTAATAACAAAAAATCTGCTTTTAGTGCTTGAAATCTAGCTAAATTCACTTCTACTTCTCTCAACTGTTGACGGTAAACCATTGGGCATCTTACTGGCTAGTTCCGTTAAATTCAATCGAAGTGAGTATAAATTAACCCAGATTGAGGGTTGCTTTAGGCCGGTTACTAACTAAAAGTTGTCTTTCCATTGCCGCAGTTGGGCAAAAGTCTCAACGGAGTTGGGGATGGGTTTTGTCGATGAACGAATTACAATACTGGCAATAACCGTCGCTTCTTTGGTACGTAAAAAGGGATTGGTCGCACGTTCTTGCTCGATGGTTGAGGGCACGGTAGGCTGCTTAAGCAGGCGTTGTTGCTGGCAGTAAGCAATGCGCGCCGAAATCGTTTCATTGGTCGGCTCTACAGCCTGCGCAAAATCAAGATTACTTAACGTGTATTCATGGGCGCAGTATACTTTGGTTGCGCCGGGCAGCTCGGCTAACTTTTGCAGTGACTGAGCCATCTGTTGCGGCGAGCCTTCAAATAAACGACCACAGCCGCCAGCAAATAAGGTATCACCACAAAATAGACTGTCTTGATCATAAAAGGCAATGTGGCCTAAAGTATGACCGGGCAGGTCAAGTACTTTAAGAGTTAGCCCCAACGCCTCAATGTAAGCAATATCACCTTGTTCTAGCGCGATATCGGTTACTGATTGCGCTTCAATTTTGGGGCCGTAGACCGTAAACGGTTGCTTGTTTAAGGCTGCATGGCTTCGTAATTGCGCGATACCGCCGATATGATCTTGATGATGATGGGTCACCAGAACAGCCGCCAATTCTAGTTGACGCGTTGCCAATTGCGCAATCACTACGTTGGCATCACCGGGATCAACAACAACACACTGATTGCTGTCGGGGCGGGTAATTAGCCAAATGTAGTTGTCATTAAATGCGGCAATCGGGCTTACGTCATAATTGTGGCTGTTCATGGTTACCTGCTTTTAGTCTAAAATAACGGTTTTGTTACCGTGAATTAATATTCTGTCTTCAATATGAAGGTGCAGGCCACGGGCTAACACGAGTTTTTCAACATCTTTACCCAATCTTACCATGTCTTCAGGTTGGGTGCGGTGACTGATCCGTGCAACGTCTTGTTCGATGATTGGGCCGGCATCTAGATGTTGCGTTACATAATGACAGGTTGCGCCAATCAGTTTTACGCCACGCTCAAAGGCTTGGTGGTAAGGCTTAGCACCGGCGAATGAAGGTAAAAAGCTGTGATGAATATTGATAATTCGATCTTGGTATTTATGACAGACCGATTCCGGTATTATTTGCATATAACGCGCAAGTACGATGGTATCGGCATTATGCTGGTCGATAATCTCACTCACTTTATCAAAATGAGCCTGCTTATCTTTGGTCATTGGCACATGGAAAAAAGGAATGCCATACCACTCGACAAGTTGACGTAGATCGTCATGATTAGAAATAACACAGGGAATATCGCAAACTAAGTCACCACTGTGCCAACGGTTTAAAATATCAGAAAGACAATGTGATTGCTTACTACACATCAACACCATGCGGTGAGCGATAGCGCTGTCGGTGATTTTCCATTGCATTGATAGCTCTTGCGCTAGCGGGGCAAATTTTTGCTTAAATTGTTCGA from Gammaproteobacteria bacterium carries:
- the gloB gene encoding hydroxyacylglutathione hydrolase, producing the protein MNSHNYDVSPIAAFNDNYIWLITRPDSNQCVVVDPGDANVVIAQLATRQLELAAVLVTHHHQDHIGGIAQLRSHAALNKQPFTVYGPKIEAQSVTDIALEQGDIAYIEALGLTLKVLDLPGHTLGHIAFYDQDSLFCGDTLFAGGCGRLFEGSPQQMAQSLQKLAELPGATKVYCAHEYTLSNLDFAQAVEPTNETISARIAYCQQQRLLKQPTVPSTIEQERATNPFLRTKEATVIASIVIRSSTKPIPNSVETFAQLRQWKDNF
- the nagZ gene encoding beta-N-acetylhexosaminidase gives rise to the protein MGPLMLDIQGLSLSAVEQTQLASPLVGGAILFSRNFDNLDQLSQLIIAIREITGEQFIIAVDHEGGRVQRFKQGFTHIPAMASILKHAQGDLVQAKVDAVELGWLMASELLSLDIDISFAPVLDVDGCSSVIGDRAFSSEPAQVIALGQSFIEGMAQAGMKCTGKHFPGHGSVAADSHIAIPVDERSQAAIESLDMSIFKNLIGQQKLNALMPAHVIYPAFDDKPAGFSPFWIQQVLRQQLKFDGVIFSDDLGMEGATVAGNFEQRTHAALTAGCDMVLVCNKPQGTIEVLAYLEREFNQLVSLVERNQSAARLRQMLPTAQHDRVQLLASQRWLSAVATAEELRLALIS
- a CDS encoding DMT family transporter, translating into MVYRQQLREVEVNLARFQALKADFLLLTTAIAWGLTFLMVQDAIADVPVYAFLFWRFFISTLLMAVIAYKYLPAIDLVAVRYGVILGTVLFAGFATQTFGLLSVKSSIVAFITGFNVILVPFLAYMLFKQHISKKIIISTLVALAGLYFLTMSGTLSFGFGEILVLICALMFALHIVLTGQFSSKANVFIVVLFQFITVTVLSLVFSLGLEPATFDLNFDYTFVKAVLITAVFATVYAFLVQTYMQQYTTATKTAIIFTMEPVSAAFFGVYVGNEILTGNQLWGAALIIGATLLSEIKLSSKGKLGLMFKRNKKKCAEG
- the purU gene encoding formyltetrahydrofolate deformylase; translated protein: MERVYRLTVSCPDSIGIVAKVSQFIAQHQGSILEANHHTEKDQNWFFMRNEITASSLPFGLEQFKQKFAPLAQELSMQWKITDSAIAHRMVLMCSKQSHCLSDILNRWHSGDLVCDIPCVISNHDDLRQLVEWYGIPFFHVPMTKDKQAHFDKVSEIIDQHNADTIVLARYMQIIPESVCHKYQDRIINIHHSFLPSFAGAKPYHQAFERGVKLIGATCHYVTQHLDAGPIIEQDVARISHRTQPEDMVRLGKDVEKLVLARGLHLHIEDRILIHGNKTVILD